A region from the Fusibacter sp. A1 genome encodes:
- the purR gene encoding pur operon repressor: MSKIKRNERIGLIVKVLSEHPNKVIAFKHFTDMFEAAKSSISEDIAIVKSIMDKNRLGRVVTIPGAAGGVKYIPRVESSYKMEILTRLCDEIKRPERIIPGGFLYIADLLYNPELIKGVAEIFAEAFSSHDVDYVVTIETKGIPMAFMTANYLNVPLVIVRKDNKVTDGPTVSINYVSGSSQKLGTMFAPKRAIKAKSNVLIIDDFMKGGGTAKGMVDLVKEFESNVVGIGVLLESSTPKEKLLTNYHALLHLKHVSPENIDISPNLEVVESLKLEL, from the coding sequence ATGAGTAAAATCAAAAGAAACGAAAGAATTGGTTTGATAGTCAAGGTTTTGAGTGAGCATCCAAATAAGGTGATCGCCTTTAAGCATTTCACAGATATGTTTGAGGCGGCCAAGTCGAGTATCAGTGAAGATATCGCTATCGTAAAATCGATTATGGATAAGAATCGTTTGGGAAGGGTCGTTACGATTCCTGGCGCAGCGGGTGGTGTCAAATATATTCCTAGAGTGGAGTCGAGTTATAAAATGGAGATTCTGACCAGGCTGTGTGACGAAATCAAGCGGCCGGAGAGAATTATTCCTGGTGGGTTCCTGTATATTGCAGACCTTCTTTATAATCCAGAACTCATCAAAGGCGTCGCAGAAATATTCGCAGAAGCTTTTTCGAGTCATGATGTGGATTATGTGGTTACCATCGAGACAAAAGGTATACCCATGGCGTTTATGACTGCCAATTATCTTAATGTGCCGCTCGTGATTGTAAGAAAAGACAACAAAGTGACTGACGGTCCGACGGTGAGCATCAACTACGTTTCTGGTTCTTCGCAAAAGCTGGGTACGATGTTCGCTCCTAAACGTGCGATCAAGGCAAAGTCGAATGTGTTGATCATCGATGATTTCATGAAGGGCGGCGGAACCGCTAAAGGAATGGTCGACTTGGTGAAGGAGTTTGAATCAAACGTGGTGGGTATCGGCGTACTTCTTGAGTCAAGCACACCAAAAGAGAAATTGCTTACGAACTACCATGCCTTATTGCATTTGAAACATGTTTCGCCTGAGAACATCGATATTTCACCTAATCTTGAGGTGGTGGAATCACTCAAACTGGAACTGTAA
- the spoVG gene encoding septation regulator SpoVG, translating to MNVTDVRVRKIKNDGKMKAVVSVTLDDMFVIHDIKIIEGQNGLFVAMPSRKVGEADYRDIAHPINSDARLILQNVIFDAYEKQKDLFVDGNYAEVATF from the coding sequence ATGAATGTGACAGATGTTAGAGTACGTAAAATTAAGAATGATGGAAAAATGAAAGCAGTAGTTTCGGTTACGCTCGATGACATGTTTGTGATTCATGATATCAAGATCATTGAGGGACAAAATGGATTATTCGTTGCTATGCCAAGCCGCAAAGTTGGGGAAGCGGATTATAGGGATATCGCACATCCGATCAACAGTGATGCGAGATTGATCCTACAAAATGTTATTTTTGACGCATACGAAAAGCAAAAAGATCTGTTTGTTGATGGAAACTACGCTGAAGTAGCCACCTTTTAA